The Liolophura sinensis isolate JHLJ2023 chromosome 8, CUHK_Ljap_v2, whole genome shotgun sequence sequence TCACGAGTGCCTACGGAAATTATCGATGGCACACGCGAGTTTCGGGATAAAGCCACAAACTGATAAAAAACAGTTAACACACAGATGTCGTCTTACTACGTCATTCACGAAAAAACGTAAAAATCTTGTCCGCTGACCTGAAAAGTTCAAGTCTTTCTCTTCATTGCAAGCTTTACCATGTAACCATGTGATTAAACTATCAACTTACAACAACGGGGTAACCTGCGGGTGGTGaagggtttccccagggctctgccctgtttcctcccatcataatgttggccgccgttgtataaacaccaatcaaataaataaataccactgTGAAGTCAAAATGATCAGGCGTATATTGGAGATACCGCCTTACCAAGGCCGGTAGACTTAAGCCCTTATGACACATATTGCGAATTTAAGTGTTTTATTTAACTCTGTAAAGACCACAGGGGTTGACTGCCCTtataagaattacatgtatttgaacggTTTTATTAAGTGTTATTATTTCAACACTCTTCCAATTGCATTAAAAGTGgtaaatttgttaaaattctttgttttacGGAGCTGATTAACTAACTGTTAATAAAACTGGAATGTGATCACCTTGGAGAGTTTCGATACACTGACATTTAATAAAAGTTGTCATGTAGCTCTTATAAATTACAATAACTCTACGTGATCTTTAGTATATCACTTTAGCTTTAAGAgtgaacctgtggatggtctccctataaacataaaaatgattccaaaatcagataaaatgcaTGGCAGCttctttgcaaatatggtcttaataattttatactcaattttttctttcaggaggaAAAGGTATTTGCTAGCGGAAAAGAcgaaattctagtgcaaatatatttatgaaacaaatgttacatcctcatttatgacattattttgcaaatctatgcgtcgaaacaggcattcctataccagccgtcaaccaaaaaggacgttccgggtcaatattgcaaggtcaattcccaaaacgacgagACAGTacatgaagtacgaaaatagaacggaattatacaaacagaagcagtcaacagttttcagtgatgcagaaAAGACTTCTGGTGTGTTCTagacgactgagtgaaatcagcattcaaatttTGTACCATACTAAAATATCAGTTTTCGTGGTCCCAAATACTAGTACCCACCGTACAAAATTACTTTCAAGTGTGTGTTTGACTATTGAAGACGcttacaacatttaaatgtgaattttatgaatttttatgTTCTCTCTCAACAGGCTCATGGTCAATAAATCCTCTGTCGGCACAGGCTTTAAGGTTTTTGATACTTACCGGTCGTTTACTCTGCGCACCACAGTTTCCATAGCCCATACACTTGACTCAAGTCCTATAAGTTTAAAATTGTAGAGTACAACACTCCAACACTCACCTTCTTCCACTCACTCCCAGTAAAAATCATTCCACAAAATACAATGAATCGCAGTTTCCCTAACCAACTGATTAGCATCCTAACGCAGTATAATGACCAATGGGCCTTTCACCAATTCTATCGCTGCGAGTTCACGTCCTGCTTTTCCTGGCTTCCGCCCCACAGGCCCAGTTATACGGGCGAAGGAATGCAAGCAATGgatggattgtcgtgggtttccccccaggttATGTCCGTGTTCTTCTGTCCACAATAACCGCTGTTGTCATACGACTGAGGGTAGCGTggaaaataccaatcaaataaataaataaataaataattaaatcaataaataaatttagaatattacaatttatgtttttttattaaaaaatacaaatctgtTTCTCTTGATACTATGAAAGCACTGAATATACTCGTTgaccaaaaatattttcatttgatttcacgaagatacatacatattctcTCAGCTCCTCATTGGCAGCAACGCAGAAGGAGCAGTCGTTTCCATTGAAAGCAACAGAAAACACTATTTATTAAGACATGATAAAACacgatatcgctaattcatcTGTCGATATCGATATAATATATCGCTAAATGTCAGGAAACAAAAGTGAGGTAAACTCATAAGGCTGTTATCCGGATGTCGAAAACACCAAATCGGGATCTTCTGCCACTTGTTGATCAAATGTGGATTTTTGCGGAACACACTGAGGCTCTCCACCATATCCATAACGGTTAATGTCCACTGTAGGCGCTGAGTTGTCAGAGGCATGTTTCAGCTCCATGTAGATGGCGTTCTTAGAGCCTGATGACGGGTCCTCCGTGAAGTAGTTGTATGGGAGCAGGAAGAACTGTAGTTGTCCTCCCGGTGTCGGTGTAACTGGCAGATCCTCGGTATGAGGGATGTGATGAACGCCCATTGTGATCCAAGCCACAAGATCCTGCAACAAATACAGAATGTAACTTGTCAATTTCAAGCACATGTTCTTGACGTCACTATTGAAAACTGTCACAGCTACAGGTGATCAAAACCACGCCCCTAGCCACACCTACACAAGCCCAATTACTACgccattgtgccgcgctggtaTGACCTCGGCCGGGGAAattaacaacaaacaaataaaagacaagTATCTATGTAAAGCGTGTTAAAATCAAGAATATAATCGACGAATGTCAACCTATGCGATACACAATACCCAACTTCAATGCAAGAGCTTTCATTTAACTGATGTAAGGGTGCTGAAAGCCATGGTCAATATTTACCTTGCGCATGGGTGTACTGTGTATGGCTTGAGAAAACTTGAGTGCCCCAAGAAAACCATCGACCTTCAAGATTCACATTATAAGCCCTAACCTgagatggattcgaacatgcaAACTTTATTTATGAAGGGCCTAGAAATTTCAACAGGAAGTGCTTCAGCATCTAATTCAGCAAGGCCATTGCATACAATACcttaggtaaattgacaacaggccatatttcaccggctaACGTGCCAACTATCGCATCAGGTAAAATGGAATAAATGCAATGTTCAAAAGTTCCACACGTAAAAGTGAACGCTCAAATTTTGAAGCTTAAATGTAGAGTCCTCTAAACTTGTTGTTTCAAGCCATATAGGAACTGGGTGCTGTGGTTGAAAACATTATTCCACGTTCTATAAAAGCATCAATTATAATGATAATTGGAAATTAGGATACACACCTGGTCGACAATGCTCTCGTCGTTATCaataaaactttgaaatctATTCACAGGCTGAAAAGCATCCCACATGGCGTAGAGAGAACTGCTTTGCTTCTCTGTGTCTTTGTACTTGGTAACCGCCATCTGGTATCTGGACCAGGTAATGGAGTTTTCGTGTCCGCTGTTTTCAGGCAAGGTTTGCTTCGACATACCATTAATCACCACCCTGTACGACCGTGGGACGCCGTGTTTGGTTGTAAATTGATCATTGTTAAACAGCAAATATTTTGGTTGATCAAAATTAAACTTATAACTGGCCGCCTTTTCTGTACGTCTTGGATTGCTTTGAAAATATATCTGGTTGTAGGTCTGTGCAGAACTTAGTTCTGAATACATCTGGTTTGGAGCCGCTTCCACTTTCAAATCAAGAGTTTCGAATCGGTTTGACGTCCCCAATATATCAACGTCTACCTTAAAGTTAAACATGTGATGATGGACATTGCCAAGAATGTTGTCGTGAATTTGGAAGCCATACTTTTTTTCCGAAGGAGAAAATACACTGGGTAAGATGTAACCTGTGGAGATGGCTTTAACTTCAATAGCTCCattctggtgaaaaataaaGTCAAAGATATAGTCGTAGTTTGCAGCAGTTAGAATAGTTCTAAGAATGAGCACATCGTCCATCATGCCTCCATAGAACCATCCAGCGTGTTTGCCGTAGGAGTGATGCCTCCTCAGTGGGACTCCTGTGGCTTGTTCAAATATACACAAGGAGTTCTCATAAACGACTGGTTCAGACGATGCCTCCAATACGTGGCGGGAAGGCAGAAATGTCGAGTGATCCGGACAATCCGAGCCTGGGATAAGAGCTTTTGACAAGGAGCCGATCAAAGAAATGCTGTCCACAAAGTCGGCAAATCTGTGTGACGGATTATTCGCCGAGTAGAACACGACTATTTCCTGCAGACTAATTTCGTATGCAATTCTTTCTCCACGATAtctgacattaaacaacatcGGGCCTGTACTTAGAGCCATCCGGTAGTCAAACGCCCAGCCCATATACTCCACGTGCTGCCCTTTGATTGTGTAACGCTTTCCGTCAGGCTCAACCTGAACTGGACTCCGCAAAGGTTTACTGGGAAAGGGTTCTCCGCGCTGATTTAAAGTCGAAAATGTACTTTCATCTACTTGGGGAAATTTCAtaacaattttttccactttattGTTCTCATAAGCACTGACAAGGTCGTCCATGCTGTTGAACAACTGCTGATTGTACCatacttttgttattttgaattttgacgGGTCCGTACCGTCTAGATTGACCAAAACCTTAAAGTCCAACGGATGCAAAGCGTAGTACTTTACATCATGATTAATCCAAAACCACATGTTGCGTGTCAATTTGCCGTAGTTCGAGGTGGAGACAGGAGTTATGTAAAAAGTCAAGCATTTTGTGCCGCAATCGATGAAACTGGCGTCAAAACTCTCCAATAAAATTCTTCTACctttttgctcaatttctgcgAAAAATATATACCGACCAAGTCCTTCGTATTCCTTCAACGTAAATGGTCTGTATGTGAAAGGTACTGAATCTTTGCCATTCCTGTAGATGATCGTATGAAAGGTTGGATTGGGCAGAGGACCCACTTCGTATTCCTCGACCCTGGGCACATCCAAATCTCCCCGAAATATCACTACCTTGGCACGGCGTTCCGGAGCATCAGCTTGGTTATCCAGATGATTCAACACGGCTGTTTTGTTCGGGACATTCAACTCAATTAAGTAAATGTAACTACTACTTAGTGTCGCATCTGACAGCTTCACCACGTTCAAGTCGGTTTGTTGGTAGAGATAGGCAACGACAGAGCGCAGTTCTACCGTTGTTAGGTCTGAAAACACGCTCGGATTGTCCTGCTCGCTGATGTCTATATTTTCATCACCAGAAGCACACAATTTCTCCTCAAGTTCCTTGTTTTTAAGGACCACAACAACAGCTAAAGCTACCGCTAAACCAACGACCAAAAGTCCACAAACGACACCACACTCCTTCCAGCGGCCTTTCTGGCGTGGTGGATATTCATTCACCATTGTCGTTGATCTCTGTAATCAAATGAGACACACGAAGGATTAACAGTTAGCAGTTAAGATATTTTCTCAGGGACTGTTGTGCATCCGCAGTTAGAAACTAAATTGAACGCGCAAGGCGTTCTGGCCATTGCATGCACTGTTAGTACAGTGCATTGCAATGTTAGTACAGTTCAACGTAGGATTAACGAAATTAATGTAACAACCCACAGCCTATTGTTGTCAAGGGGAAAAGCGGGGAAAGATGATCCTTGGAGATAATAGGGCGTCAATCTCGTGGGCATGCAAGCCTAGTAACCAGCCATCAGCCTACTCTCCTAAGACAGAGGCCCTTAACAGTCGATCTACACATACGTGCCCTCTGTtgtaaaaacaaatatcagataCGGTTACCTAGAGACAGCTAATTAACATATCCCGGGAGAACCAGTGGAAAGGAGCGCACTATCTGTCGCAGGCGCCTAAATCATCATTACAATTAATCTAAAGATGAGCTGGTAGTTTCCTGCTACATCTAATCTTTAGAAATAAAATCCATTGTGGAGTGTTCTAAAAGACTTGATCAACAGTTAAGTCCCTTATTCAAGGACTGATTGACCGATGAACTGCTTGAACATGAAAACTGACAGTTGACTCTGGATGGTACATCTGACCTGTCTCTGTTCCTTAACTGCAGAACTCTGGTCTACATAAGTTATAGAATCACGaaacaatcttagacttaagtcaaacatTAAATCATTaagtttggtttatttatttattttcttttattttggcTACATTAGCTGAAATTTATATTATTGTAACTGGCCCTGGATTTACGTTGTAAAGCAAGATTTTCACCTagttacataaaaaaaaataaaattttaaagtcatttgaaattttgacctaaggTCTATGAACATCGTTTCGTCATCCCGGAGCCAGGGGCCATATATATCAAACGCCTTaagacttaagtaaaaaattcaaatacagctacaattaaaatattttgccgTTGGCAGTTTAAaattgtacactgattctttactacggaacaatgtaccaaccatAATTTCAGCTCTTTCCTGTTCTCATTTTGGCTTTGTAAGCCATTACAATTTATAACTTGTAGGGAGTATTGGACATAACATAACCAGCCCTAAAGTTCGCCGGTTATAACCGTTACAGTACAAGTACCAGACGCCCTAAAATTCGGATTAATCAACAGTATTTTGTCTCCCCTGTACACATGGCGCCAATTTTCATTGTCTCCCACTTGTCTCGGTGTCAAAAATGCCTTCCAAAAAATGGAGATTGTTTCATAGACAACCGATCATGCAGGTACGTTATTGGGTATCAAAAAACTTTTAGGGCAAGTCACGGACGCCTTGGAATGGGGAttaatgtattttgtttcttctttaaGTTTAGTGCCATCTGAAACCGTTTGCAACTTGCCACGGTGTTCAAAAATACCTTCTGAAAAATTGGTAGTTTTTCTAAGTTAACCGACCATACAGGTACATTCGTGGTGGCAAAAAACGTATCGTCTTAGTCGTAGATGCGCACGAATGGGGATTAATCGACACCATTCTTCACGTCTTTAATTGTTATGATATTTTAGACCGTCTGCGACTTGCCACGGGGTCAACCAGGAATTCGAAGTAATGGGCACTTTTTGAAAGATAAGCAACCCttaatgtatattttgtggGATAGAAAGCATATAGTGCAAGTCCCAGACGCTTTGTCTTAATTTATCATGAAAATTAGTGCCATTTTAGACGGTCTGCAACTTGCCACGGTGTCTAAAATGCCATCTGCAAAGTGGGTATTCTATGCAAGATAACGAATATAATGATACATTCGTGGCGTCAGAAAACTGATAGTGCAAATCGCTGTCGCGCTGAAATGTGAATCAATAGATAGTATTTTGTCTTATCTTTACATTTAAAGCCGTTTTGTACCGCCTGCAACTTGCCAGCGTGTCCAAAATACCTTCTGGAAaatggatatatttttttaagttaaCCGAGCATATGGGTATATTTGTGGGGTCAGAAAACTTATAGTGAAAGTCACAGACGCCCTAAAATGGGAATTAATGGACAGTATTTTGTCATAATTAAATTTAGTGCCATTTTAGACCGTTTTCAACTTCCCACGGTGTTAAAAAAACCTTCTGAAAAATGggtattttttgtaaattaacCGACCATATCGGTATACTCATGAGATCAGAAAACATTTAGAGAAGAGACCAAATACAGTCGATTAATCCCCATTTAAGAGCGTCTATGGCTTCTGCTAACTTTACCGCGCCAACGTAGTCCTACACTTAAAAGCCCAGTCGTATTGGGTGTTTGTGGGTGGTAGTCGGCTATTGAATGTCTTCACAGCGATTGTTAGAATACAAACAACTTTTCAAACTGCGATGAATCACCAGAATCGCGCTTTCACGAGAAACGTGATCTGACTGAGTCGCGTATGTTTAAATTACAACAGTAACGGGGTTGTTTGAATCGACACCGATTGTAGCTAAGTACTGATATACTTTTACATCTATACCACACAATGTATCTTTTAGTTCCCGATATTATCTCACAAATGCTACAACGACTCTTTGCAGGATTATTACTTTCATTTCGAAATAGGCGGAGTGTTCAAATACTGTGTCTGGCGCGCCATTGTGACATTAAAAACTATCAAGCTGCGGTGGAAATGGTGACTGTGCCCATCCAATGGAGACAGACATCTGCCTCAGGTGGTAATGGTATTATTTTGG is a genomic window containing:
- the LOC135473041 gene encoding putative amine oxidase [copper-containing], yielding MVNEYPPRQKGRWKECGVVCGLLVVGLAVALAVVVVLKNKELEEKLCASGDENIDISEQDNPSVFSDLTTVELRSVVAYLYQQTDLNVVKLSDATLSSSYIYLIELNVPNKTAVLNHLDNQADAPERRAKVVIFRGDLDVPRVEEYEVGPLPNPTFHTIIYRNGKDSVPFTYRPFTLKEYEGLGRYIFFAEIEQKGRRILLESFDASFIDCGTKCLTFYITPVSTSNYGKLTRNMWFWINHDVKYYALHPLDFKVLVNLDGTDPSKFKITKVWYNQQLFNSMDDLVSAYENNKVEKIVMKFPQVDESTFSTLNQRGEPFPSKPLRSPVQVEPDGKRYTIKGQHVEYMGWAFDYRMALSTGPMLFNVRYRGERIAYEISLQEIVVFYSANNPSHRFADFVDSISLIGSLSKALIPGSDCPDHSTFLPSRHVLEASSEPVVYENSLCIFEQATGVPLRRHHSYGKHAGWFYGGMMDDVLILRTILTAANYDYIFDFIFHQNGAIEVKAISTGYILPSVFSPSEKKYGFQIHDNILGNVHHHMFNFKVDVDILGTSNRFETLDLKVEAAPNQMYSELSSAQTYNQIYFQSNPRRTEKAASYKFNFDQPKYLLFNNDQFTTKHGVPRSYRVVINGMSKQTLPENSGHENSITWSRYQMAVTKYKDTEKQSSSLYAMWDAFQPVNRFQSFIDNDESIVDQDLVAWITMGVHHIPHTEDLPVTPTPGGQLQFFLLPYNYFTEDPSSGSKNAIYMELKHASDNSAPTVDINRYGYGGEPQCVPQKSTFDQQVAEDPDLVFSTSG